The window AAATAATAGAGTTCCTCCCTTTCAtctaaaaagttttctttttaagttgtgCTACGGTaaggaatttgagaaaaaattataaggaaaccAATTATGTAAGAAGACAGCGTCCCCCAGAAACCCTAAGAACAGCCCAACAGTGAAATGTTGAAACACAtaataaaaaacctaaaaactttaaaaagagtgttatttaaaacacacacacacacacacacacacacacacctaactGTAAAACCCctggataaaaaaataagtgtaataTTCATTGATCGAAATCAAAAGTTAGATTGTAATATATAAAGAGAGCCCGTATAGCCTACAGGGTTGTTGAGAATACCTGAAATCTCTGTTCAACAAGAGATTATTGTTTTTTATAATgccataaaattcaaataatacagaggaaaaactatctttaaaatgatttgagGATTGAAAAGTCTACATATAAATGTTTCAATGCTAGAAACTGTGTTCactgaaaacatttcaaagataTTGGGCCTACAActgaacttgaaattaaaaacaaaaaagtaaaaccaagaCAATCTTATGAAGTCCAGTAACTTCTCCCTTAAAGTCAATTCACTTTTACTGATCTAGCTTAGAAAGAGCAGAAAAGCAATGTGTAGAGGGGACCTAATGTGTAATTCAAATTTCACTATTAGAAGAAAGGGGGGAAACCACCACCAGGTGCCTTACTCCTCTGGAAAAACACCTAATTAACAGAAGTTGCTCTAAAGTTAAAAAGAAGAGTGGTCACAGATGTCTATTTAATCAAGCGATTATATAgctgagccataaaaaagaataagattaagcaaagcaaaataaatataagacttCAGGCTACAGCCAaaaaatgttgttgttgtttggtgcaaaatggtggttttatcaAAGCAGGAGGATAGGACCCATGAGTAGAAAGAGCTGTTGACCCAGAATTGTGAGGAGCAACTGACTGATTATACACTTTGGGGTTGGGGATAGTAAAAGGAAGGGAagttccaaaaggactttcatatgctgaagaagactcacaggatacCCGAGCCTTGCTATTGTCAAACCAGGTTATCTTTCCCCTctgatatgggagagcttggttcttgtctcacggagtcgaagaatgaatctcgcggacacaggagagtgagaaaaggaacagaactttattaagtaaagatagagagaaagctctcagaagtgagaggggtcccaacagggttgctccaaaaaaatattgttttattaaagagtttacttaaaaaggaTCAAACTACACTACGGATGTATGGCCTATATCTAATCAATTATAACTTCCAATTCTATATCCCAAATGATCCTCAAATTTATTCACTTCTTATCTCTTTGCCAAATCCTAATCCATGCTCCCACCATCTCCTTCCGAGTTGACTGCATTAGACTCCTAACTGAACTCCCTTTCAGAGCCTCTCAAAGTAATCATTTTCAAAGTCCTTCATAATCTTACCTTCAACCACCATGAGTTAACTTTTTCATGGGCAACGCCACACTGGCCTCTGAAGTGCCGTGAAAGGACAAGCTCTTCCTGACCTCAAAAGATTTCCATACGTCCCTCTTCTTCAAATGTTCTTCCCCCAATGTTTGTTCTACTAATTCCTATTTAATCTTTAATTAAATTGTTTCTTCCTCTAGGAAGATTCTCTGACCCACCAGACTAGGTGAATATCCTGCCTTCTGTATAGGTAGCACTAATCACAGTTACTCACCTGGGTGAGTAACTGCTGAACATCTCGTTTTACCAAAAGACTACATGTTCCACAAGAGCTGGGATTGTATCTGATTGTTTACCATTTTTCTCTCTAGCACCAAGCAGAGTAACCAGGTCATAAGAGATGTTCAACAAAAAtctgttcaatgaatgaataaataataattttctcattataaatgaATAGCTGTTTATAAACAGTAAGTGGAAATTTTAGCACAAGAACAGTTCTGAGCTATTCCTTTAACCCAAAACATGATTTAACCCTCCATGAATTTTTACTGTTTGTAcatctttctttagttttaagGCAAAAAAGGGAGTAAAGTATGCATTGTCTGgatttttgatttttcaaagagaaaattactTGTAACAGGGTGGCCTGTAAGCTTTAGTAGAAAGACAGGATAACGGTAACTGCCTCTGCTCATTAGTAAAGACTGTACTACACAGTGGTGGTTCTCCTTATGAGGAAAAAGACAGCTGCAAACTCCCAAAGaaaatttgtttacttttctgtatcttcATCTTGGTATAACTTTGAAAATGGAATGAACTGGAATGAGTTCTCATCTACCTAAATCCCTATATCCTATCCATTAAAGGAGGACATAGGAACAAAACATTTGTTTCAACAGACTGCTTCAACAGACACACCTCAGGAGTAAGGGCAAGAATAGCGGTGCTTTTGTTTGATACAGGACAAAATGATAATTACACAAATAGCTATTCCTATCACAAACCAAATGATAAACATTGTGGAAGAGATCAGTCCACTGATCACCAAGAAACTGCAGTATATTATAGTGGTCACAGTCACACAACTTGGGAATCAATCAGACCTTGGGCACAAAACTCCTTTCATCACTTACTGGCCATGCTACTTTGAGTAAAATTATTTAACCTCATaaatctcggggatccctgggtggcgcagcggtttggcacctgcctttggcccagggctcgatcctggagacccgggatcgaatcccacatggggctcccagtgcatggagcctgcttctctctctgcctgtgtctctgcctctctctctctctctgtgactatcataaataaataaaaatttttaaaaaatatctatatttaacCTCATAAATCTCAGCTTCGTCATATATAAAATGAGAGTACTATTTTATTTCCCAGATCCTAAGATGTCCttgaaaaaatatacacattttctaaACTCAGAGTGAGCCTGACAACTAATGTTAAAAGAAACTGAacagtagggatgcctgggtggctcagtggttgagcatctgcctttggctcagggtgtgatcctggagtcccgggactgagtcccacatcgggctccctgcacggagcccacttctcactctgcctatatctctgcctctctctctctctctctctctctctctgtctcccatgaataactaaataaaatcttaaaaaaaaaaaagaaaagaaaaagaaactgaacagccatgaagcagaaaaataattagCCTGAGCATGTGGAAATTGAGCCATGAGAAGCTATTTCTTTATCTGATTACACAACTCAGCTGAGTTATTTACACTGGTGGCAATGTACTCACCTGAACTTTAACTTAATTCAAGCTCCAAAAAGATTCCACTATGACATagcattgaaattaaaaattactgcACTCACAAAAGACTGTAAATCACATGTGATAAGAGTCAACTGAAATTCCCAATCTCTCAGACTAGACCATATGtaacattttcaaaagtaaaagttAGAGAAGTTGGTATGACTAATTCACAGAGCCAAACATCTAAATGTCAAAATTTCAGATGACCTTCAAGAAAATTTgcttaattttcagaaatatatacttgcattaaagacaaaaaaaaaaaagtttaatcaaATAGAAACCACcaatgaaattcattttctttgctatgcTTATGCAATGACAAAGATGCTAAAGAGACCCAGGCACAGGTTATAAAAGCAGCACATCCAATATGATGATGCACATAACTGCTAATAGCCGAAAGTAATTCTAAAAAATCTGGCAACCCTCAAAGTTGCCAGTGgtggagtatctgcctttggctcaggttgtgattccggggtcctgggactgagttccacatcaggctttctggaggaagcctgcttctctctctgcctatgtctctgcctttctgtgtctctcatgagtaaataaataaaatctttaaaatatatatttttttatatataaaggcataatatatatatacattatatatgtataaaggcTTAGATTCAAACATTGATTATAATTCTCCAGAAGCTGGAGAatagataaatgtttattattgctAGTTAgtaaaggggaagagagagagagagtaaagtgAGATAGGTATAGTCTTCCCCCTGAAAAAAACGTGTTTCAGTCACGGGCACCTTAAGGAGTCAAATCCAGTAACAGATATCTTCAAGTTTTTtggtgaggattcagtgagatcATAAGTAATACATCTACCATAGGGCACAGCACACGAGTAAGCACTCAATGACCTGTTGTCATTACTGTTGTTATGGgtcacaatttgaaaaaaaaacacaaatttaaatacTGAATGATAACAAAGTATTCTTTTATGAGAACTGATCCAATAATGGCCTaagctacagtgagaagaataattttgtgaaattttttaaattccctaattaaaaagacatttacttatttattaattatagcAAGAACTATTTTGCTTACGTCTAAAAGTAAACCCTTGTCTAAACTAGCTATTACTGTTTATCATCGCTCACCATCAGGTTATGCTTTAATGGTGGTGCTGGCATGCTACTTCCTAGTTCTGTCAGTAAGATTCTGTGTCATTCTAATACaactgacaaaaattaaaaattatgaaagagaCAGCAAGTCCATATATGTACACTTATCTACTTTATACAAAGAGTCACAGACTAGTAAAAACAAAGGCCAACTGGATACAGAGACAGGTTTTTCTGTGAACcacacaagtttttaattttaatcaaattttaattAGCTGACaagattaaatattcttttaaaatccagattCTCAGCTTCCAGTGAAAAACGTAATCTGTGCATAGGACTATAACCAGCTAGAGCTAGATAGCAGATGCCCGGCCCCCTGTCTTCAGATGGCCATCATCTCAAATCTGCTCACTTAAGCCGTTTATATTACCTTCCTAGCCTCTGTAAAGATTTGAGTCTCCAACTTTTAATGTGCACATTTGACTTGTTTCTCTAACCTGGAGTTTCTGAAGAATTGGACAGCGGAGCAGATGCTTCAGCTAAGGCAGCTAATGTAGCTAATACTGATGTAGAGGAGTTTCCAAATTGAACAGCAGATACACCTGTTTCATctatgagaaaagagaagatggtTTTAAACTTTAAAGGAGCTTAATCTAATGCATTTTTCTGatattctattttactttattcaacTCTTAAATGAAGTTGGATAattgttttatgaaaaacaaGCTTGGATTAGTTTTTGAAAGATAATATTGCAGCATATTTTGCAATATCACCTTTCTTTAAATTCTTATGTCTCATAAAAATTGGTTTTTgccaaaatcaaagaaaaccaaGGTGATGGATATAATCTTACCCTCATTCTCCAACAGTCCTTTCTTAAAAGGAGGAATACCTACTAAAGCATAAAGTCCCAACAGCTATCCTATATGCATCTCAATACCTGTTGCCTTGGATGAATTTTCTGAAGATACCAGACCTGTTAGGTTCACCACCCCTCCAGGTCCAATGATGAACTGTGGTGTGGCGGCATGTATCGTCACAGTGTCCGGACTCTCTGGGTTGGTGTTGATTTGATTCTGCATAGCAATCTAGGGCACAAATCAACACAATGTTTAGAGAACTACATCAGGAACATATAGCATAGATTCTCAATGTAGTGCAAacataaacataaaggaaattctaaaactTCAGAAGAATCGTATAGTACAAATGGAAATCTTTGAATAAGGTCTACTGAGAGAGCTGTGGTAAATCACAGATAGGAATTTACATCCTAATTCTCCTACTAGATAAAGCAGCAAAATTCCATGAGAAGAGAATTGGATACCTGGAAGGCTTTTATAGAACACAGCTGAAAGATATTTTGCTGCCCTGTGCCCTATATTTTGATTTAAGAAATcaaattactaaaaagaaaaagaaaaagaaataaaaataaaaaataaaaaaataaaataaaatgaaatcaaatcaaattacTTAAATATTACCTCTACTATATTCACCAATATGTATCATTATACATATAAAGCATGTCCTTCCCAATTAATTGTTCTCCATCTTCAACCCTGACCCCCAAATTACACTCCTAGGAGTAAAAGAATTGCAAGAAGCATcacaaaaatcttttaagtaaCTAGCTGAAATTCAGTAGAGTCAGATGATCTTAAAGAAGAGTTCTACTGAGGAGAACAAAAGATAGGCAAGAAGCAGTGAGTAAAGAAGATAATTTATATCAATGTTGTGTagctgaagaaaagaaagctgtatTGGTTATTAGAAAAATTTGcccaggggtgcctaggtggcagagtcagttaagcatctgactcttggctttggcacaggtcatctcagggtcgtgaggtcaaggcctgtgtggggctctctgctcagtgcagattctgcttaagactctctctccctctccatctgtccctccccgctcaaatgaataaatcttaaaaaaaaaaattaataactggAGCACCTGaataactcagtcagttaagcatctgccttcggttcaggtcatgatcctggagtcctgggatcaagccttgcattggactccctgctcagcagagagcctacttctccctctgcccctctccctcactcatgctcgctcactcactctcaagtaagtacaataaaataaaatagcccaaAAGCCATAAATAACTGCttccaaacagatttttttgaggatgacaaaaaataaaccaatcagAGTGATAGAGACTGTATCCCTCACTCAGGGGATGCTGTTATAGCTGCTAGAGAAAAATTTTAGTGGAAGTTTAACAGACTTTGAAAAACTGTATTGTATCcaaaaatgcaacaaaaataattaatagaataaGATGTCTGGAAGGGGAATTCAGGAacttaaaaacacagaaagtaaTCACCTTATCTAATCTTCTAATGTTATATGTAAGACTATGGTCTTACAATCAGAATAATGAACAgtaacaaacaaaagagaaagtgaaagaggaaaaagcctgtctaaaataaacaagtccaaaatgaaaagctaaaagctaAGTAGCTCAAATCATCCACAAGACAgagatccttttattttctcaaattaaaaGCCAAAAGTTACCTGTAGTATCTCTGCCAAATCTTCATTCCCATTGTCTATTGAAATATCAAATGCAGTTTTACAAAATTTACTTTGTGTGTGTACATCAGCACCATATTTGATTAAAAGTTCCACCACTTCTTGATGATTATGTTCTGTGGCCCAATGTAGAGCTGTCATCTTCAGCATATCCTTAGCATTAACATCAGCACCATGCtataaaaatattgcaaaataagacatttttaaaatatgaaatataaagaattcctaatATGCAAATACTAGCCATTATGCTTTAAAGAATCTGCTACCAACATGATCAGCTCTCTATTTTTTTGTGTTGAATAATCTGTTTGTTCCACAAATCTCCGCACATGTGACCTAATCAGTTTCTATCATGCTAACTTTCCTAATgattttccttctaatttcttaGGAGTGCAGCAATGATTTCTTCAGTCATCAAGCTATGAGCATCATGGGACAGAATGGCATATGAAGTGAAAAAAGATTGAGGCATCTTACTGGCCCACTGGTTAGGCATTCCGACCCTTGacctcagctcaagtcatgatctcaaggtcctaagattgagccacacaccaggctctgtgctgagtgtgaagcctgcttgagattctttctctctccccctctgcccctacccctacttgcacacactctctctcaccaaaaaaaaaaaaaaaaaaaaaaaaaaaaaagcgaaggGAAACTATGAACATTCCTCAGAAACCTCTTTAATTCTAGTTCCTTGTTTATACAAAAATATCCTTTGCTTTCAAAACCAGtacaatataaataaacaaaagggaGCTATCAGGGATGCactgtccaatatagtagccactGGACACATGTGACTATCaggcacttgaaatatggctagtccCAACAGAGATGTATACTGTATATGTAAACACACACTGGCATTCAAAgacttaacaccaaaaaaaagatagaagataattcattaataaaataacttttatattgatttcatGATGAAATGacaatattgtatatatatgaagttaaataacatataatattaaagttagttttttttaatgcagctaATAGAAAATCTAGAATTACATGGGATTCACATTTGTGGCTTACCTTGTATGTCTTTTGGATAGGCTGATCTAAAGGCTAGAATAAAAATCCTTACTTGTGTTATTAATTTGTTAATGATCCAAGCTTCATGTTTCCCTCCATAAGCATTTTAACTATGTCAGGTAAGACAAAGCCATAGTCTCTTATCATAGCGGAGACCAAGGTCTAAGAAATCAACTGTCTGACTTAACTAAGAACATATCTAGAAGTTGTTCTTTTTCTCCCACAAAGGAaaactttaaagattattttcatttgatgGGCTTACACACAAAACAATGAGAcaacacagggggaaaaaaaaaaaaaaaaaccagacattCAATAAAACTAGTTCCCTTCTCCCTCCTATAAAACCATAAATCCTTTGGAGCTTACTTTCAAAAGCAGAATGCAAAAAAAGAACACATACCTTAAGCAAAACCTCTACTATGCTGGCATGGCCCTCTGAAGCTGCCATATGTAATGGCGTTCGGTCCACTTTGGTTCTTGCATCCCTACTTACACCAGCTCGGAGTAGAACTTCTGTGGTGGAATAATGCCCATACTGTGCTGCCAGATGAAGTGGAGAGGTTCCCAGCTataccacaaggaaaaaaaaaagccacatttataatcatttttaaaaacacctctATTACTAccttctattttgtattttctttttacatagcAAACCGATTATCTTCGTATTATCTGTTTACATAGTTAACTCAGAACTCAAGAATATAATGTACGCTTATCACATTCGCTTCATAGAGGCTTTCAGGAATTCCCCTACACTTCTCAATGAGAAAGCAAagtcaatatttcttttaattcaattttattttcttattttttaacagagaaatagcctgaacaaaattaatttcatcagGAATTAGAGATAATTAGGGTTTGAGAAATTTTTCTGAGTACTAGAATGTTTTCCTCATATGATTCATACAAAACTTTTCATCTATGAAATCCATATCAAATAAACGTTAATAGTGtagatttttatattaaactGTTTTGTaggacttaaaaaatacattaattaaagcaactcagtgatctttttaaataagtttatatagtcattttttaagggaaaaatctGATCTGAGGTATGCTTGCCAAAGATGAGTCAGGACAGAACCAAAAGAGCCCAGTTCTCCTGAAATTGGTTTCATGTGGTATAGCCACTACAATAACAGTACATTCACAATATGCAGGGGAAGTTCTAAAATATAAGTAAAGAAGAACCTTCCAATAAGGTAAGCATACATTTTAACAGGTGAAAATTAGAATTAAGTTACCCATTTAGAAGCCTTGAAAGTCACTATAACTCTGATTACCAAGGCACTGGTGTTCCAAAGAACCAAGATAGTTCATtagatggggagcctgggtggtgcagtcagttaagcaattaatgtccaaatcttggtttcggctcaggtcatgcatgaccTTGGGGTCgtgagcccagtgtcaggctccatgctcagagcagagtctgctgaaaattcttccctctccctttccccaccctcaccctgctCACACAGCAcgcatgctctctaaaataaataaactgaatcttaaaaaaaaaaaaaaggttcactAGAACATGAAATTTGCTAAGACTACTATAATAATGGCAACTAAGGTTTTTGTTAAAGCACTTTCTATGGCACACACTATTCTAAGACCTTtacacatattttctcatttactctCCTTTTAAGGTACTGTTACTATCCTCATTTGGTAGCAAAAGAACCTAAGGCACTCAGAGGTTACTAATTGGCCTGAAGTCACACATTGAGTAAGAGTCATAATACAAAGCTGTATGTGTTCTCAACACatgataaaaatggaaatcatttaccctggaaataattattttgttactATTAAAAGTCTTATGTTTTTAAGGGAAGATCATTCGAGCAGATCAAAGAAAATTCATGAACAATCATTTCTCCATGCAATATCATATTTTCCTATaatagctctttctatactcttAAAATTCATActcttaaaattctatttttgaatGAAGTCTCTCAACAGCTCACTGGGCAACCATGAGTTCTGCTTAGTGAAATATAGGGTTtacttgtgttttttcttcttgagatCTAACCATTTTGGTTGATGacataaaacacatacacacatagtttaaagaaaaaaaaattaggcaaacACTCATGAAACCACAATCATGGTCTAGAAATAAAACACTACCAGCAATTTAAAATCTTCCCACATGCCACTCCCTAGTCATAAACCCCTCTCTCAGCCCCTGAGGCAATTACTGTCCTgaatttgttaataaaaattgctttactttgctttggttttgctttttaccACTTATATATCCTTAAATAATACACTTGGGTTTTACCGGTTTTCAACTTTATGTAAATAATCATATTGCATGTATTTCTCTGTGACTTGCCCCTTCTTTTGCTTATACTCATACGATTTACCCATGTTAGTGAATGTAAGTCTAGTTCACTAATTTTCTGttctataaaattatattgaataaatgaaacataatTAATTTAACTAATCTACAGATGAATATTTGGGtagtttccagtttttcattattacaaataatgctaccaataaatacaatcttgtACATTTCTCAAGTATATGAGCAAGAGTTTCTTTGGGGAATATTCTTCTTTTGGGGGGAAGAGGGAATATT of the Canis lupus familiaris isolate Mischka breed German Shepherd chromosome 30, alternate assembly UU_Cfam_GSD_1.0, whole genome shotgun sequence genome contains:
- the GABPB1 gene encoding GA-binding protein subunit beta-1 isoform X5; translated protein: MSLVDLGKKLLEAARAGQDDEVRILMANGAPFTTDWLGTSPLHLAAQYGHYSTTEVLLRAGVSRDARTKVDRTPLHMAASEGHASIVEVLLKHGADVNAKDMLKMTALHWATEHNHQEVVELLIKYGADVHTQSKFCKTAFDISIDNGNEDLAEILQIAMQNQINTNPESPDTVTIHAATPQFIIGPGGVVNLTGLVSSENSSKATDETGVSAVQFGNSSTSVLATLAALAEASAPLSNSSETPVVATEEVVTAESVDGAIQQVVSSGGQQVITIVTDGIQLGNLHSIPTSGIGQPIIVTMPDGQQVLTVPATDIAEETVISEEPPAKRQCIEIIENRVESAEIEVRSLLPGERSSSETAG
- the GABPB1 gene encoding GA-binding protein subunit beta-1 isoform X2, whose translation is MSLVDLGKKLLEAARAGQDDEVRILMANGAPFTTDWLGTSPLHLAAQYGHYSTTEVLLRAGVSRDARTKVDRTPLHMAASEGHASIVEVLLKHGADVNAKDMLKMTALHWATEHNHQEVVELLIKYGADVHTQSKFCKTAFDISIDNGNEDLAEILQIAMQNQINTNPESPDTVTIHAATPQFIIGPGGVVNLTGLVSSENSSKATDETGVSAVQFGNSSTSVLATLAALAEASAPLSNSSETPVVATEEVVTAESVDGAIQQVVSSGGQQVITIVTDGIQLGNLHSIPTSGIGQPIIVTMPDGQQVLTVPATDIAEETVISEEPPAKRQCIEIIENRVESAEIEEREALQKQLDEANREAQKYRQQLLKKEQEAEAYRQKLEAMTRLQTNKEAV
- the GABPB1 gene encoding GA-binding protein subunit beta-1 isoform X4, whose amino-acid sequence is MSLVDLGKKLLEAARAGQDDEVRILMANGAPFTTDWLGTSPLHLAAQYGHYSTTEVLLRAGVSRDARTKVDRTPLHMAASEGHASIVEVLLKHGADVNAKDMLKMTALHWATEHNHQEVVELLIKYGADVHTQSKFCKTAFDISIDNGNEDLAEILQIAMQNQINTNPESPDTVTIHAATPQFIIGPGGVVNLTDETGVSAVQFGNSSTSVLATLAALAEASAPLSNSSETPVATEEVVTAESVDGAIQQVVSSGGQQVITIVTDGIQLGNLHSIPTSGIGQPIIVTMPDGQQVLTVPATDIAEETVISEEPPAKRQCIEIIENRVESAEIEEREALQKQLDEANREAQKYRQQLLKKEQEAEAYRQKLEAMTRLQTNKEAV
- the GABPB1 gene encoding GA-binding protein subunit beta-1 isoform X3 gives rise to the protein MSLVDLGKKLLEAARAGQDDEVRILMANGAPFTTDWLGTSPLHLAAQYGHYSTTEVLLRAGVSRDARTKVDRTPLHMAASEGHASIVEVLLKHGADVNAKDMLKMTALHWATEHNHQEVVELLIKYGADVHTQSKFCKTAFDISIDNGNEDLAEILQIAMQNQINTNPESPDTVTIHAATPQFIIGPGGVVNLTDETGVSAVQFGNSSTSVLATLAALAEASAPLSNSSETPVVATEEVVTAESVDGAIQQVVSSGGQQVITIVTDGIQLGNLHSIPTSGIGQPIIVTMPDGQQVLTVPATDIAEETVISEEPPAKRQCIEIIENRVESAEIEEREALQKQLDEANREAQKYRQQLLKKEQEAEAYRQKLEAMTRLQTNKEAV
- the GABPB1 gene encoding GA-binding protein subunit beta-1 isoform X1, with translation MSLVDLGKKLLEAARAGQDDEVRILMANGAPFTTDWLGTSPLHLAAQYGHYSTTEVLLRAGVSRDARTKVDRTPLHMAASEGHASIVEVLLKHGADVNAKDMLKMTALHWATEHNHQEVVELLIKYGADVHTQSKFCKTAFDISIDNGNEDLAEILQIAMQNQINTNPESPDTVTIHAATPQFIIGPGGVVNLTGLVSSENSSKATDETGVSAVQFGNSSTSVLATLAALAEASAPLSNSSETPVATEEVVTAESVDGAIQQVVSSGGQQVITIVTDGIQLGNLHSIPTSGIGQPIIVTMPDGQQVLTVPATDIAEETVISEEPPAKRQCIEIIENRVESAEIEEREALQKQLDEANREAQKYRQQLLKKEQEAEAYRQKLEAMTRLQTNKEAV